TTGCCGGCTTTTAAACATCCATTATCATTAGATTAGCATTTTAAGTGCAAAATAACCATTAGTATCTGTTGCGTTCGTTTTAATGGGCCATTCATTAAGAACGCACTAGCATGAAAAGAATGTGTGCAAATTTTTCACCATAATGAACACACTATCAAGAAATCAATGAAGTGATAGGAGGTTTCCGTTTGTCAACTTTAGTACTGGCTATTTTTATACCTTTTTTAGCTGCCGCAATGATACCTTTTTTATATAAATATGTGAAAAAATTGCACGTTGGCTGGTTTGTTATCCTGGTGCCAATCGGATTATTTATTTTCCTTGCTTCACTTATCCCAACTATTTCCGGTGGTGAAGTAATTGTACAGACAATGAATTGGATTCCAAGCTATGGAATAAATATAACAGCTTATTTAGATGGACTCAGTTTAACATTTGCATTATTAATTACTGGAGTCGGAGCACTTGTCATTCTCTATTCCATTTATTATCTTTCATTCAAGGAACCAATAGGCACGTTCTATACATACCTTATGCTTTTCATGGGAGCAATGTTAGGTATTGTGATGTCAGATAATATGTTAGTTCTATATGTGTTTTGGGAATTAACAAGTATTTCATCCTTCCTGTTGATTGCATTTTGGTACCAAAGGAAACGTTCCAGAGAGGGTGCCAAGAAATCATTAATTATTACTGTTTCCGGTGGTATTTCCATGCTGGTCGGTTTTATCATGGTTGGCACCATGGCGGATACTTGGAGTATTCGGGAAGTTATTGCTAATGTAAGTATGATCAGCGGGGATGCTTTATTTATACCAGCTATGCTGCTTGTACTGCTGGGAGCTTTTACGAAATCAGCACAGTTTCCGTTCCATATCTGGCTTCCGGATGCCATGGAAGCACCGACACCGGTCAGTGCTTATCTGCATTCGGCAACGATGGTAAAAGCGGGGATCTACCTGGTTGCCCGATTTACTCCGGTCTTCGGAGGAGAAGCAGTCTGGTTCTGGGCCGTTACAGGTGTTGGGATATTTACGCTCTTCTGGGGATCCTTTAATGCGGTACGCCAAACCGATTTAAAGGCGTTACTGGCTTATTCTACCATCAGTCAGCTGGGAATGATTATGAGTATGTTCGGTATGGGATCTGCTGCACTTTATATGGGGTATTCAAGTGAATCAGTAGTGTATACAGGAGCAACCTTTGCAGCCTTGTTCCATTTAGTGAACCACTCAACGTTTAAAGGCGCCTTGTTTATGGTTGTTGGTGTCGTGGACCATAGTGTAGGTACCCGGGATATTCGCCGGTTAGGCGGACTCATTACATTAATGCCAGTCACGTTTACGGTTGCGACAATTGGCAGTATGTCTATGGCAGGTTTACCGCCGTTTAACGGTTTCTTAAGTAAAGAATTATTTTTTATATCCTCGCGGGATATTACAGAAGCAAGTTTCTTCGGCTTAGGGACATGGGGGATGGCTATCCCGATTGTTGCCTGGATAGCAAGTATATTTACGTTTGTTTATGCAATGGTATTTGTTGTAAAAACATTCCTTGGACCATATAAAGAGGAGAAATTAGAGCATCCGGCACATGAGCCCAAACCGGGAATGCTGATTTCGCCAATGATACTGGGATTGCTAGTTATTGCTATTTTCTTTATGCCGAATGTGATAGGGCAGTATTTAATTACGCCTGCTATGAGCGGAATCTTCCCGACATTTGCTGCAGAAGGAGCCGACTTAGGGACACATATCCATGCTTGGCATGGGTTCGAACCGGAGTTATTTATGACCATTGGCGTTGTTCTGTTCGGGATCTTTTTATTCCTTACCAGAAAATACTGGTCAGGTATATATAAACTGTTTCCGGAGAAATGGTCCATTAATGTATTTTACGGTTTTGTTTTAGACCAGATTGAAGATAAATCCACGGTTATTACAAATAAATATATGACACGCTATTTACGTGATTATATGGTATATATATTTGCCTTTTTCATTTTGGCCATCGGCGGGACATTTATTATCACAGGAGCTTATCAATTTACATTGCCGGAGAATGCATCCATTTCCGGATTTGAATGGCTTATTGTCCTGGCTATGATGACAGCCGGAATCGCGATTTTATTTGCCAAATCAAGGCTGACAGCCATTGTATTAAATAGTATTTTAGGTTTTGGTATTGCACTTCTGTTTGTCTTATTCCGTGCACCGGACTTGGCATTAACACAAACGATTATTGAAGCAGTTACAACTGTTTTATTCCTGGTAGCTTATTATTTCTTGCCTGAGATGGAGAAAGAAGATACTTCCAAGAAAACGAAAAGCTTTAATTTGCTCATTTCTATTGGA
The nucleotide sequence above comes from Oceanobacillus timonensis. Encoded proteins:
- a CDS encoding Na+/H+ antiporter subunit A; this encodes MSTLVLAIFIPFLAAAMIPFLYKYVKKLHVGWFVILVPIGLFIFLASLIPTISGGEVIVQTMNWIPSYGINITAYLDGLSLTFALLITGVGALVILYSIYYLSFKEPIGTFYTYLMLFMGAMLGIVMSDNMLVLYVFWELTSISSFLLIAFWYQRKRSREGAKKSLIITVSGGISMLVGFIMVGTMADTWSIREVIANVSMISGDALFIPAMLLVLLGAFTKSAQFPFHIWLPDAMEAPTPVSAYLHSATMVKAGIYLVARFTPVFGGEAVWFWAVTGVGIFTLFWGSFNAVRQTDLKALLAYSTISQLGMIMSMFGMGSAALYMGYSSESVVYTGATFAALFHLVNHSTFKGALFMVVGVVDHSVGTRDIRRLGGLITLMPVTFTVATIGSMSMAGLPPFNGFLSKELFFISSRDITEASFFGLGTWGMAIPIVAWIASIFTFVYAMVFVVKTFLGPYKEEKLEHPAHEPKPGMLISPMILGLLVIAIFFMPNVIGQYLITPAMSGIFPTFAAEGADLGTHIHAWHGFEPELFMTIGVVLFGIFLFLTRKYWSGIYKLFPEKWSINVFYGFVLDQIEDKSTVITNKYMTRYLRDYMVYIFAFFILAIGGTFIITGAYQFTLPENASISGFEWLIVLAMMTAGIAILFAKSRLTAIVLNSILGFGIALLFVLFRAPDLALTQTIIEAVTTVLFLVAYYFLPEMEKEDTSKKTKSFNLLISIGVGLVFTVVALAVQGNKAFDTISSFFENSYELAGGKNIVNAILGDFRAFDTMLEVVVLLIAGIGVYTMIRVRAKKESDQFEDK